A region of Nocardioides alkalitolerans DNA encodes the following proteins:
- a CDS encoding biliverdin-producing heme oxygenase has protein sequence MTVLAHDLDAPLSTVMREGSQAEHTAAEGSSFMTELLAGRISEAGYAAYLLRLRQVYAALEATARALSAEPAVAAVSDPALERLDAIDADLAHWAPGATSVESPAAAAYAERIASATVWAPLFVAHHYTRYLGDLSGGQAIGRILGREFGLVDGVGVAFYDFAEIPKPKPYKDGYRARLDALDLTAAEKARVVDEVKVAFTLNQALFAELSADLDRYRR, from the coding sequence ATGACCGTCCTCGCCCACGATCTCGACGCTCCGCTCTCCACCGTCATGCGCGAGGGCTCCCAGGCCGAGCACACCGCCGCCGAGGGCTCCTCCTTCATGACGGAGCTGCTGGCCGGGCGGATCAGCGAAGCCGGCTACGCGGCGTACCTGCTGCGCCTGCGGCAGGTGTACGCCGCGCTGGAGGCCACCGCGCGGGCCCTCAGCGCCGAGCCGGCCGTGGCCGCCGTGTCGGACCCCGCCCTGGAGCGCCTCGACGCGATCGACGCCGACCTCGCGCACTGGGCCCCGGGGGCGACGAGCGTCGAGAGCCCCGCGGCCGCGGCGTACGCCGAGCGCATCGCCTCCGCGACCGTCTGGGCGCCGCTGTTCGTCGCCCACCACTACACGCGCTACCTGGGCGACCTCTCGGGCGGCCAGGCCATCGGCCGCATCCTCGGCCGCGAGTTCGGCCTCGTCGACGGCGTCGGCGTGGCGTTCTACGACTTCGCCGAGATCCCCAAGCCGAAGCCCTACAAGGACGGCTACCGCGCACGCCTCGACGCTCTCGACCTGACCGCCGCCGAGAAGGCGCGGGTCGTCGACGAGGTGAAGGTGGCCTTCACCCTCAACCAGGCGCTGTTCGCCGAGCTGAGCGCCGACCTGGACCGGTACCGCCGCTGA
- a CDS encoding NAD(P)-dependent oxidoreductase: MRVLVTGAAGSLGQVVVAGLLDAGHEVVGLDRAPAPTGWTVPWHTADCADPDDVAAVFAEQTAGSAPLEAVVHLAGNPGEGSLSDSLTSHTVTTAALLEAMLVHRVDRIVYASSNHAVGGTPHGSCSPAAPLPVTTPPRPDTYYGVAKVAAEALLQLFADRHGVHAVACRIGSFLDEPTTERHLATWLSPGDCVRMVLAALTVPAPGFATLYGVSANTRGWWDLAPGRALGYEPVDDAEAYAAGIAPRAEDEVEAARVGGPFAAEEFWRPAF; the protein is encoded by the coding sequence ATGCGCGTACTCGTCACCGGCGCCGCCGGTTCCCTCGGGCAGGTCGTCGTCGCGGGGCTGCTCGACGCGGGCCACGAGGTCGTGGGCCTCGACCGGGCCCCTGCCCCCACCGGCTGGACCGTGCCGTGGCACACCGCGGACTGCGCCGACCCCGACGACGTGGCCGCCGTCTTCGCCGAGCAGACCGCCGGCAGCGCGCCGCTCGAGGCCGTCGTGCACCTGGCCGGCAACCCCGGCGAGGGCAGCCTGTCGGACTCCCTGACGTCCCACACGGTCACCACGGCCGCCCTGCTCGAGGCGATGCTCGTCCACCGCGTGGACCGCATCGTCTACGCCTCGTCCAACCACGCGGTCGGGGGCACGCCGCACGGCTCGTGCTCGCCCGCCGCGCCGCTGCCGGTGACCACGCCGCCGCGGCCCGACACCTACTACGGCGTCGCGAAGGTCGCCGCCGAGGCGCTCCTGCAGCTCTTCGCCGACCGCCACGGGGTGCACGCCGTCGCCTGCCGGATCGGGTCGTTCCTCGACGAGCCGACGACCGAGCGCCACCTCGCCACGTGGCTCTCCCCCGGCGACTGCGTGCGGATGGTGCTGGCGGCGCTCACCGTGCCCGCCCCCGGTTTCGCGACCCTCTACGGCGTCTCCGCCAACACCCGCGGCTGGTGGGACCTCGCCCCCGGCCGGGCCCTCGGCTACGAGCCGGTCGACGACGCGGAGGCGTACGCCGCGGGCATCGCCCCGCGTGCGGAGGACGAGGTCGAGGCCGCGCGGGTGGGCGGGCCGTTCGCGGCCGAGGAGTTCTGGCGCCCGGCGTTCTGA
- a CDS encoding aldo/keto reductase codes for MTIPRTTLGTAAPLTVSAQGLGCMGMSEFYGTGDEAEATRVIHRALDLGVTFLDTADMYGPFTNERLVGAAIASSAQGRDGVQLATKFGNERLPDGTRVGINGRPDYVHRACDASLERLGVDVIDLYYQHRVDPDVPIEETVGAMAELVAAGKVRYLGLSEAAAETVRRAHAVHPITALQTEYSLFSRDLEDEIWPVLAELGIGLVPYSPLGRGLLTGAITTESDLAEGDSRRTAYFPRFQGDALDANLALVARVRAIADRLGATPGQLALAWVLARSGRDGVGVAPIPGTKRIPYLEENVGAGALTLDDDVLAELEAAVPRDAVVGSRYGDMSSIDA; via the coding sequence ATGACGATCCCCCGCACCACCCTCGGCACCGCCGCGCCCCTGACCGTCTCCGCCCAGGGCCTGGGCTGCATGGGCATGAGCGAGTTCTACGGCACCGGCGACGAGGCCGAGGCGACGCGCGTCATCCACCGCGCGCTCGACCTCGGCGTCACGTTCCTCGACACGGCCGACATGTACGGCCCCTTCACCAACGAGCGTCTCGTCGGCGCCGCCATCGCCTCGAGCGCCCAGGGGCGCGACGGCGTGCAGCTCGCCACGAAATTCGGCAACGAGCGGCTGCCCGACGGCACCCGCGTCGGCATCAACGGCCGTCCCGACTACGTGCACCGTGCCTGCGATGCCTCGCTGGAGCGGCTCGGCGTCGACGTCATCGACCTCTACTACCAGCACCGGGTCGACCCCGACGTCCCCATCGAGGAGACCGTGGGGGCCATGGCGGAGCTCGTTGCCGCGGGCAAGGTGCGGTACCTCGGCCTGTCCGAGGCCGCTGCCGAGACCGTGCGGCGCGCGCACGCGGTGCACCCGATCACGGCGCTGCAGACCGAGTACTCCCTCTTCAGCCGCGACCTCGAGGACGAGATCTGGCCGGTCCTCGCGGAGCTGGGGATCGGGCTCGTGCCCTACTCCCCGCTGGGCCGCGGCCTGCTCACCGGCGCCATCACGACCGAGTCCGACCTCGCCGAGGGCGACTCGCGCCGCACGGCCTACTTCCCCCGCTTCCAGGGCGACGCCCTCGACGCCAACCTCGCCCTCGTGGCCCGGGTGCGCGCGATCGCCGACCGGCTCGGGGCCACGCCCGGCCAGCTGGCCCTCGCCTGGGTGCTCGCCCGGTCGGGCCGCGACGGCGTCGGGGTCGCCCCCATCCCCGGCACGAAGCGCATCCCCTACCTCGAGGAGAACGTCGGCGCGGGCGCCCTCAC